TGACCATAGGAACTTCTCCTTCAAACATGTTATTTGATAAATCAAGGATTGTGTAAGTAGTCAATATTCTCACTAGCTCCCTATATTGACCTTTCATTACAACCATCACAGAATCATTATAGTAATATCCGAAAGACACGTACAAGTTGCTGCTACCCACATACAGTGAACCAGTTCGATTGTCGTCAACATTCTTCATTGCTTGAAAGTTCATGAAGCATGATGCTGGCAAGGAGCCACTAAAATTGTTATTTGCGACATCAAGAATTCTCAACTTGGGGAATGAATGCTTGGAGTTGGGACATGTGATGATACCACGAAGTTTGTTTGACCGTAAACGGAGTACTTTTAACTCTTGTAGAGTTTCTAGCCAACTAGGAAATGAATCTTCTATGTTGTTGTCTCCAAGGTCCAAAACTTCGAGTTTTGTGCACTGGGCCAAAGCCTGTGGTAATGGTCCATCCAATCGATTTCCATTCAACTTTATTGTCTCAAAGTCATTTCTCTTGGAAAAGTTTCTAGGGATGCTTCCATGAAGGTTGTTCATTTGCAAATCCAACACCACAAGATCATGAAATGACCCCAGGCACTGTGGAATCGTGCCGGTCAAGTTGTTGTGAGCCAAACTAAGCATATTGAGGGAGCTTGCATTGCATAGGCATTGTGGAATTGTTCCAGTCAAGTTGTTGTGAGCTAAGTCGATGTAAATGATGTGGCTTGCATTGCACAGACCTTGTGGAATCATACCAATCAAGTTGTTATGAGCCAAGTTGATTTCATAATTGATATAGGTTGCATTGCCTAGGCATTGTGGAATCGTGCCAGTCAAGTTGTTGTGAGCCAAGTCGAGTATATTGATGGAGCTTGCATCACATATTGTTGAAGAGATTCCACCAATGAAGTTGTTGTCCGACAGAAGGAAGTATACAATGCCATAGGGTGGGATTGGAAGATCACCTTGAAGTTTGTTGTGACGAAGGTCAATTTTGAAAATGTTGTTCCACGAGTGGAGCTTCTCATGAAACCCTTTGGGAATCTTTccataaatattattattagaaAGATCTAATTCTATTAGATTTTGAAATTGTGCTAAGAATTTAGGAAAACTGCCGGTAATATTACAAGAAGATAGAAATAAACTTTCAAGGTTTGGTAAGAGATGTTCAACACTGCTATTAATTAACAGAAAACTATTGTGAGAAAGATCGAGGTATTTTAGACTCTCAAGCTTTGAAAATTGGTGGAAATCCACGGGGCCACTCAACTGAGTTGATGACAAATCCAAGTAAGTAagattttcaaattcaaatattgaGTCTGGAAACTTACCTTGTAATTTGATGGTAGAGAGAGACAAATAATTCAAAGAATTAGTTGAGAATTCACCAATTGACCCTGTAAACTGGTTGTCACCAAGATCCAACCATAACAATGATGGGTCGAGAATTGAAAGTAATGATGAGATCTCACCATGAAACTGATTTGCCCCGAGGCTCAAATATGTTAGTTGAGTGAGGTTTGAAAAAGATAAAGGAATCATTCCATTGAAATTGCTGCCGAACAGAACAAGTTTTTCAAGAGATTTCAAATGGCCTATGGAATCTGGAATTTCTCCTGAGAATGAGGTTTCATAGAGATCCAAGTACCTTAGTGTAGTGCTCCAGTTGGACTTTGGAAGTTGACCTCTGAGCTCTACATTCCACGACAAAACTAGTTCTTCAAGACTGGGTAAACAGAGGATGTTACTTGGAAGTTTCCCTTGTAATCCAGTGTCTTCTAGATGAAGAGAGACCAAAGAGGATGAAAAATTGTTCAGCAGTGACAAAGAGTTCTCTCTGATTGAAGACATGTTCACGTGATCCAGATGAAGCTCCCTTAAATTACTTGTGTTAAGAATGAGTTTCTTCCATGTGGATGGATCAAATCTCATTTCAAAGTTGCTGAGATCAAGTGATTCAAGTTTAGACAAGTGAGAGATTGTGGAGGGAATATCACCACTGATTCCAGAGAATGACAAATTCAGATGTGTGAGTTTCAAGAGACCACCAATTCCAGAATATAATAGAGACCCAGTAAAATGATTATAAGCAAGGTTGAGTTGTTGAAGGTGCTTGAGCTGGAATATGGTGTTATTGGGATGGAACTCACCTCGAAGATGCCCGCAGGTAAGGTCGAGACCAATCACGCGGCCTGATACGGCGTCGTCGCACGTGACCCCATCCCACTTGCAACAATCTGTTCCATTTTTCCAGGACTCTGTcttagaagaaaaagaagaacaagGAGACAAACCATCATCACGTTGAAAAGTGAAAGGCTGATCATCGGAACTGTTGACAACAAATGAGTTCTTGAATTGGATTAAGGCAGAGTTGTCATGATAGTTGCACAGTGAGTAAGTGTACGAAGGAAAATGAAGGAGCAACAAGAACAAGTGGAAGATAAAATATGGTAGTAAAAGAAACCACCCCATGTGAAAATAGAAGAAGCTAGATGGAAATTTTCACGGTTTAGGATCTTAAACTCGGCTCTTGATATTCTTCTTTCTATGGTAGGAAACTAGAGAATTAATTTTGTATGAAAACCAATTCATGAACGTCCATTTATATATAGACTAAAAGTTCTAAGTATAAGTCATGGAGGAAAATACATAAAGCGTGCTTGATACGGAAATTGTATAATTTCCATCCATGTGTAAGACTTCCATGCCATCCTTTTTACTTTTATAGGGAGACTTGAGTGAAGACTTGGATTTTTcaagtctatatatatatgttgacaGGATAATCACTGGTCTCACCAGCCATCACCAAAttgctactccctccgttcctaa
This is a stretch of genomic DNA from Lotus japonicus ecotype B-129 chromosome 1, LjGifu_v1.2. It encodes these proteins:
- the LOC130733284 gene encoding receptor-like protein 7, encoding MGWFLLLPYFIFHLFLLLLHFPSYTYSLCNYHDNSALIQFKNSFVVNSSDDQPFTFQRDDGLSPCSSFSSKTESWKNGTDCCKWDGVTCDDAVSGRVIGLDLTCGHLRGEFHPNNTIFQLKHLQQLNLAYNHFTGSLLYSGIGGLLKLTHLNLSFSGISGDIPSTISHLSKLESLDLSNFEMRFDPSTWKKLILNTSNLRELHLDHVNMSSIRENSLSLLNNFSSSLVSLHLEDTGLQGKLPSNILCLPSLEELVLSWNVELRGQLPKSNWSTTLRYLDLYETSFSGEIPDSIGHLKSLEKLVLFGSNFNGMIPLSFSNLTQLTYLSLGANQFHGEISSLLSILDPSLLWLDLGDNQFTGSIGEFSTNSLNYLSLSTIKLQGKFPDSIFEFENLTYLDLSSTQLSGPVDFHQFSKLESLKYLDLSHNSFLLINSSVEHLLPNLESLFLSSCNITGSFPKFLAQFQNLIELDLSNNNIYGKIPKGFHEKLHSWNNIFKIDLRHNKLQGDLPIPPYGIVYFLLSDNNFIGGISSTICDASSINILDLAHNNLTGTIPQCLGNATYINYEINLAHNNLIGMIPQGLCNASHIIYIDLAHNNLTGTIPQCLCNASSLNMLSLAHNNLTGTIPQCLGSFHDLVVLDLQMNNLHGSIPRNFSKRNDFETIKLNGNRLDGPLPQALAQCTKLEVLDLGDNNIEDSFPSWLETLQELKVLRLRSNKLRGIITCPNSKHSFPKLRILDVANNNFSGSLPASCFMNFQAMKNVDDNRTGSLYVGSSNLYVSFGYYYNDSVMVVMKGQYRELVRILTTYTILDLSNNMFEGEVPMVIGQLNSLKGLNLSHNGINGTIPHSLSNLRNLEWLDLSRNRLTGEIPWKMRNLHFLSLLNLSQNHLEGIIPTGGQFDTFENSSYGENPMLCGLPLSKSCNKDEEQPPHSTFQDDEESGFGWKSVAVGYACGAVVGMLLAYNLFLTAKPQWLASLVEGVFGIRVKRTNNRARANRRGMN